The following are encoded together in the Phocoena sinus isolate mPhoSin1 chromosome 11, mPhoSin1.pri, whole genome shotgun sequence genome:
- the IL17RC gene encoding interleukin-17 receptor C isoform X4 codes for MPVPWFFLSLALGRNPVVLSLERVVGPQDTARCSPGLSCHLWDGDVLCLPGSLVSAPGPVLVPTGLQTELVLRCYKDTNCDLCVRVDIHLAVHGYWEEPEDEEEFGIAEDPAIEEPRNASLQAHVVLSFQAYPTARCVLLEVQVPAALVQPGQSVGSVVFECFEAALGAEVRIWSYTQPRYQKELNLTQQLPDCRGLEVRDSIQSCWALPVLNVSAHGNDVHLVVDIPEDQRFGLSLYWNQVPGPAKPWWHRNLTGPQTITLNHTDLVPCLCIQVWRLEPDSVRTSICPFREDPRAHRNLWRAAQLQLLPPRAWRLDAPCSLPAEATLCWQAPDGGPCQPLVPPLPRENVTVNKALEFPLLKGHPNICVQVSTWEKQELQECLWADSLGPLKDDMLLVETRGPQDNRSLCALEPSGCTPLLSRASTRAARLGGPLLQDVQSGQCLQLWDGDLGALWACPMEKYIHRRWALVWMACLLLAAVLFLLLLLKKNHVKGWLRLLKEDVRAGAAARSRAALLLYSADDAGFERLVGALASALFQLPLRVAVDLWSRRELSAQGPLAWFHAQRRQTLQEGGVVVLLFSPGAVALCREWLQDATSAPGAHGPHDAFAASLSCLLPDFLQGRAPGRYVGAYFDRLLSPDAVPALFRSVPVFSLPSQLPEFLGTLQGPAAPHPWRLAERAEQVSRALQPALDSCFRAPGTGRGMGPEAEDRT; via the exons ATGCCTGTGCCCTGGTTCTTTCTGTCCTTGGCACTGGGCCGAAACCCTGTGGTCCTCTCTCTAGAGAGGGTTGTGGGGCCTCAGGACACTGCCCGCTGCTCTCCG GGCCTTTCCTGCCACCTCTGGG ATGGTGACGTGCTCTGTCTGCCTGGGAGCCTCGTGTCTGCCCCAGGCCCCGTGCTGGTGCCCACAGGCCTGCAGACAGAGCTGGTGCTAAGGTGCTACAAGGATACCAACTGTGACCTCTGTGTGCGTGTGGACATCCACTTGGCTGTGCATG GGTACTGGGAAGAGCCTGAAGATGAAGAGGAGTTTGGAATTGCAGAGGACCCAGCGATCGAGGAGCCTAGGAATG CCTCTCTCCAGGCCCACGTCGTGCTCTCCTTCCAGGCCTACCCTACTGCCCGCTGCGTCCTACTGGAGGTGCAAGTGCCTGCTGCCCTCGTGCAGCCTGGTCAGTCTGTG GGCTCTGTAGTATTTGAGTGCTTCGAGGCTGCCCTGGGGGCTGAGGTGCGAATCTGGTCCTACACTCAGCCCCGGTACCAGAAGGAACTCAATCTCACACAGCAGCTGCCTG ACTGCAGGGGTCTCGAAGTCCGGGACAGCATTCAGAGCTGCTGGG CCCTGCCCGTGCTCAACGTGTCTGCACATGGCAACGACGTGCACCTGGTGGTGGACATCCCTGAGGATCAGCGCTTTGGCCTCTCCCTGTACTGGAACCAGGTCCCGGGCCCTGCAAAACCCTGGTGGCACAGAAACCTG ACTGGGCCGCAGACCATTACCTTGAACCACACAGACCTGGTTCCCTGCCTCTGTATTCAG GTGTGGCGTCTAGAGCCCGACTCTGTCAGGACCAGCATCTGCCCCTTTAGGGAGG ACCCCCGTGCACACCGGAACCTTTGGCGTGCCGCCCAGCTGCAGCTGCTGCCCCCGCGGGCCTGGCGGCTGGACGCGCCGTGCTCACTACCCGCTGAGGCCACACTGTGTTGGCAGGCACCGGATGGGGGCCCCTGCCAGCCGCTGGTCCCACCGCTGCCCCGAGAGAATGTCACTGTGAAT AAGGCTCTTGAGTTCCCATTGCTGAAAGGCCACCCCAACATCTGTGTCCAG GTGAGCACCTGGGAGAAGCAGGAGCTACAAGAGTGCTTGTGGGCTG ACTCCCTGGGGCCCCTCAAGGATGACATGCTGCTCGTGGAGACACGAGGCCCCCAGGACAACAGATCACTCTGCGCCTTGGAACCCAGTGGCTGCACTCCACTGCTTAGCAGGGCGTCCACG AGGGCAGCTCGTCTTGGAGGGCCGTTACTACAAGATGTGCAGTCAGGCCAGTGTCTTCAG CTGTGGGACGGTGACCTGGGAGCACTATGGGCCTGCCCCATGGAAAAGT ACATCCACCGGCGCTGGGCCCTGGTCTGGATGGCCTGCTTACTCTTGGCCGctgtgcttttccttctcctcctcctcaaaAAGAACCACGTGAAAG GGTGGCTGAGGCTCTTGAAGGAGGACGTCCGCGCGGGGG CGGCCGCCAGGAGCCGCGCGGCTCTGCTCCTCTACTCCGCCGACGACGCTGGCTTCGAGCGCCTGGTGGGCGCCCTGGCTTCGGCGCTGTTCCAGCTGCCGCTGCGCGTGGCCGTGGACCTGTGGAGCCGCCGCGAACTGAGTGCGCAGGGGCCCCTGGCCTGGTTCCACGCGCAGCGGCGCCAGACCCTGCAGGAGGGCGGCGTGGTGGTCCTGCTCTTCTCGCCCGGGGCCGTGGCGTTGTGCCGCGAATGGCTGCAGGACGCGACGTCGGCGCCCGGGGCTCACGGCCCGCACGACGCCTTCGCCGCCTCGCTCAGCTGTTTGCTGCCAGACTTCTTGCAGGGTCGGGCGCCCGGCCGCTACGTCGGGGCCTACTTCGACAGACTGCTGTCCCCAGACGCCGTGCCCGCCCTGTTCCGCAGCGTGCCGGTCTTCTCACTGCCCTCACAGCTGCCCGAGTTCCTGGGGACCCTGCAGGGGCCcgcagccccccacccctggcggCTCGCGGAGAGAGCGGAGCAGGTATCCCGGGCCCTGCAGCCCGCCCTGGACAGCTGCTTCCGGGCCCCGGGGACGGGACGCGGGATGGGGCCTGAGGCAGAGGACAGGACTTGA
- the IL17RC gene encoding interleukin-17 receptor C isoform X5: MPVPWFFLSLALGRNPVVLSLERVVGPQDTARCSPGLSCHLWDGDVLCLPGSLVSAPGPVLVPTGLQTELVLRCYKDTNCDLCVRVDIHLAVHGYWEEPEDEEEFGIAEDPAIEEPRNASLQAHVVLSFQAYPTARCVLLEVQVPAALVQPGQSVGSVVFECFEAALGAEVRIWSYTQPRYQKELNLTQQLPDCRGLEVRDSIQSCWALPVLNVSAHGNDVHLVVDIPEDQRFGLSLYWNQVPGPAKPWWHRNLTGPQTITLNHTDLVPCLCIQVWRLEPDSVRTSICPFREDPRAHRNLWRAAQLQLLPPRAWRLDAPCSLPAEATLCWQAPDGGPCQPLVPPLPRENVTVNKALEFPLLKGHPNICVQVSTWEKQELQECLWADSLGPLKDDMLLVETRGPQDNRSLCALEPSGCTPLLSRASTRAARLGGPLLQDVQSGQCLQLWDGDLGALWACPMEKYIHRRWALVWMACLLLAAVLFLLLLLKKNHVKAAARSRAALLLYSADDAGFERLVGALASALFQLPLRVAVDLWSRRELSAQGPLAWFHAQRRQTLQEGGVVVLLFSPGAVALCREWLQDATSAPGAHGPHDAFAASLSCLLPDFLQGRAPGRYVGAYFDRLLSPDAVPALFRSVPVFSLPSQLPEFLGTLQGPAAPHPWRLAERAEQVSRALQPALDSCFRAPGTGRGMGPEAEDRT; encoded by the exons ATGCCTGTGCCCTGGTTCTTTCTGTCCTTGGCACTGGGCCGAAACCCTGTGGTCCTCTCTCTAGAGAGGGTTGTGGGGCCTCAGGACACTGCCCGCTGCTCTCCG GGCCTTTCCTGCCACCTCTGGG ATGGTGACGTGCTCTGTCTGCCTGGGAGCCTCGTGTCTGCCCCAGGCCCCGTGCTGGTGCCCACAGGCCTGCAGACAGAGCTGGTGCTAAGGTGCTACAAGGATACCAACTGTGACCTCTGTGTGCGTGTGGACATCCACTTGGCTGTGCATG GGTACTGGGAAGAGCCTGAAGATGAAGAGGAGTTTGGAATTGCAGAGGACCCAGCGATCGAGGAGCCTAGGAATG CCTCTCTCCAGGCCCACGTCGTGCTCTCCTTCCAGGCCTACCCTACTGCCCGCTGCGTCCTACTGGAGGTGCAAGTGCCTGCTGCCCTCGTGCAGCCTGGTCAGTCTGTG GGCTCTGTAGTATTTGAGTGCTTCGAGGCTGCCCTGGGGGCTGAGGTGCGAATCTGGTCCTACACTCAGCCCCGGTACCAGAAGGAACTCAATCTCACACAGCAGCTGCCTG ACTGCAGGGGTCTCGAAGTCCGGGACAGCATTCAGAGCTGCTGGG CCCTGCCCGTGCTCAACGTGTCTGCACATGGCAACGACGTGCACCTGGTGGTGGACATCCCTGAGGATCAGCGCTTTGGCCTCTCCCTGTACTGGAACCAGGTCCCGGGCCCTGCAAAACCCTGGTGGCACAGAAACCTG ACTGGGCCGCAGACCATTACCTTGAACCACACAGACCTGGTTCCCTGCCTCTGTATTCAG GTGTGGCGTCTAGAGCCCGACTCTGTCAGGACCAGCATCTGCCCCTTTAGGGAGG ACCCCCGTGCACACCGGAACCTTTGGCGTGCCGCCCAGCTGCAGCTGCTGCCCCCGCGGGCCTGGCGGCTGGACGCGCCGTGCTCACTACCCGCTGAGGCCACACTGTGTTGGCAGGCACCGGATGGGGGCCCCTGCCAGCCGCTGGTCCCACCGCTGCCCCGAGAGAATGTCACTGTGAAT AAGGCTCTTGAGTTCCCATTGCTGAAAGGCCACCCCAACATCTGTGTCCAG GTGAGCACCTGGGAGAAGCAGGAGCTACAAGAGTGCTTGTGGGCTG ACTCCCTGGGGCCCCTCAAGGATGACATGCTGCTCGTGGAGACACGAGGCCCCCAGGACAACAGATCACTCTGCGCCTTGGAACCCAGTGGCTGCACTCCACTGCTTAGCAGGGCGTCCACG AGGGCAGCTCGTCTTGGAGGGCCGTTACTACAAGATGTGCAGTCAGGCCAGTGTCTTCAG CTGTGGGACGGTGACCTGGGAGCACTATGGGCCTGCCCCATGGAAAAGT ACATCCACCGGCGCTGGGCCCTGGTCTGGATGGCCTGCTTACTCTTGGCCGctgtgcttttccttctcctcctcctcaaaAAGAACCACGTGAAAG CGGCCGCCAGGAGCCGCGCGGCTCTGCTCCTCTACTCCGCCGACGACGCTGGCTTCGAGCGCCTGGTGGGCGCCCTGGCTTCGGCGCTGTTCCAGCTGCCGCTGCGCGTGGCCGTGGACCTGTGGAGCCGCCGCGAACTGAGTGCGCAGGGGCCCCTGGCCTGGTTCCACGCGCAGCGGCGCCAGACCCTGCAGGAGGGCGGCGTGGTGGTCCTGCTCTTCTCGCCCGGGGCCGTGGCGTTGTGCCGCGAATGGCTGCAGGACGCGACGTCGGCGCCCGGGGCTCACGGCCCGCACGACGCCTTCGCCGCCTCGCTCAGCTGTTTGCTGCCAGACTTCTTGCAGGGTCGGGCGCCCGGCCGCTACGTCGGGGCCTACTTCGACAGACTGCTGTCCCCAGACGCCGTGCCCGCCCTGTTCCGCAGCGTGCCGGTCTTCTCACTGCCCTCACAGCTGCCCGAGTTCCTGGGGACCCTGCAGGGGCCcgcagccccccacccctggcggCTCGCGGAGAGAGCGGAGCAGGTATCCCGGGCCCTGCAGCCCGCCCTGGACAGCTGCTTCCGGGCCCCGGGGACGGGACGCGGGATGGGGCCTGAGGCAGAGGACAGGACTTGA
- the IL17RC gene encoding interleukin-17 receptor C isoform X1, protein MPVPWFFLSLALGRNPVVLSLERVVGPQDTARCSPGLSCHLWDGDVLCLPGSLVSAPGPVLVPTGLQTELVLRCYKDTNCDLCVRVDIHLAVHGYWEEPEDEEEFGIAEDPAIEEPRNASLQAHVVLSFQAYPTARCVLLEVQVPAALVQPGQSVGSVVFECFEAALGAEVRIWSYTQPRYQKELNLTQQLPDCRGLEVRDSIQSCWALPVLNVSAHGNDVHLVVDIPEDQRFGLSLYWNQVPGPAKPWWHRNLTGPQTITLNHTDLVPCLCIQVWRLEPDSVRTSICPFREDPRAHRNLWRAAQLQLLPPRAWRLDAPCSLPAEATLCWQAPDGGPCQPLVPPLPRENVTVNKALEFPLLKGHPNICVQLLLFLVPLTLAPSEQVSTWEKQELQECLWADSLGPLKDDMLLVETRGPQDNRSLCALEPSGCTPLLSRASTRAARLGGPLLQDVQSGQCLQLWDGDLGALWACPMEKYIHRRWALVWMACLLLAAVLFLLLLLKKNHVKGWLRLLKEDVRAGAAARSRAALLLYSADDAGFERLVGALASALFQLPLRVAVDLWSRRELSAQGPLAWFHAQRRQTLQEGGVVVLLFSPGAVALCREWLQDATSAPGAHGPHDAFAASLSCLLPDFLQGRAPGRYVGAYFDRLLSPDAVPALFRSVPVFSLPSQLPEFLGTLQGPAAPHPWRLAERAEQVSRALQPALDSCFRAPGTGRGMGPEAEDRT, encoded by the exons ATGCCTGTGCCCTGGTTCTTTCTGTCCTTGGCACTGGGCCGAAACCCTGTGGTCCTCTCTCTAGAGAGGGTTGTGGGGCCTCAGGACACTGCCCGCTGCTCTCCG GGCCTTTCCTGCCACCTCTGGG ATGGTGACGTGCTCTGTCTGCCTGGGAGCCTCGTGTCTGCCCCAGGCCCCGTGCTGGTGCCCACAGGCCTGCAGACAGAGCTGGTGCTAAGGTGCTACAAGGATACCAACTGTGACCTCTGTGTGCGTGTGGACATCCACTTGGCTGTGCATG GGTACTGGGAAGAGCCTGAAGATGAAGAGGAGTTTGGAATTGCAGAGGACCCAGCGATCGAGGAGCCTAGGAATG CCTCTCTCCAGGCCCACGTCGTGCTCTCCTTCCAGGCCTACCCTACTGCCCGCTGCGTCCTACTGGAGGTGCAAGTGCCTGCTGCCCTCGTGCAGCCTGGTCAGTCTGTG GGCTCTGTAGTATTTGAGTGCTTCGAGGCTGCCCTGGGGGCTGAGGTGCGAATCTGGTCCTACACTCAGCCCCGGTACCAGAAGGAACTCAATCTCACACAGCAGCTGCCTG ACTGCAGGGGTCTCGAAGTCCGGGACAGCATTCAGAGCTGCTGGG CCCTGCCCGTGCTCAACGTGTCTGCACATGGCAACGACGTGCACCTGGTGGTGGACATCCCTGAGGATCAGCGCTTTGGCCTCTCCCTGTACTGGAACCAGGTCCCGGGCCCTGCAAAACCCTGGTGGCACAGAAACCTG ACTGGGCCGCAGACCATTACCTTGAACCACACAGACCTGGTTCCCTGCCTCTGTATTCAG GTGTGGCGTCTAGAGCCCGACTCTGTCAGGACCAGCATCTGCCCCTTTAGGGAGG ACCCCCGTGCACACCGGAACCTTTGGCGTGCCGCCCAGCTGCAGCTGCTGCCCCCGCGGGCCTGGCGGCTGGACGCGCCGTGCTCACTACCCGCTGAGGCCACACTGTGTTGGCAGGCACCGGATGGGGGCCCCTGCCAGCCGCTGGTCCCACCGCTGCCCCGAGAGAATGTCACTGTGAAT AAGGCTCTTGAGTTCCCATTGCTGAAAGGCCACCCCAACATCTGTGTCCAG cttttgcttttcctcGTGCCCCTAACCCTGGCCCCTTCTGAGCAGGTGAGCACCTGGGAGAAGCAGGAGCTACAAGAGTGCTTGTGGGCTG ACTCCCTGGGGCCCCTCAAGGATGACATGCTGCTCGTGGAGACACGAGGCCCCCAGGACAACAGATCACTCTGCGCCTTGGAACCCAGTGGCTGCACTCCACTGCTTAGCAGGGCGTCCACG AGGGCAGCTCGTCTTGGAGGGCCGTTACTACAAGATGTGCAGTCAGGCCAGTGTCTTCAG CTGTGGGACGGTGACCTGGGAGCACTATGGGCCTGCCCCATGGAAAAGT ACATCCACCGGCGCTGGGCCCTGGTCTGGATGGCCTGCTTACTCTTGGCCGctgtgcttttccttctcctcctcctcaaaAAGAACCACGTGAAAG GGTGGCTGAGGCTCTTGAAGGAGGACGTCCGCGCGGGGG CGGCCGCCAGGAGCCGCGCGGCTCTGCTCCTCTACTCCGCCGACGACGCTGGCTTCGAGCGCCTGGTGGGCGCCCTGGCTTCGGCGCTGTTCCAGCTGCCGCTGCGCGTGGCCGTGGACCTGTGGAGCCGCCGCGAACTGAGTGCGCAGGGGCCCCTGGCCTGGTTCCACGCGCAGCGGCGCCAGACCCTGCAGGAGGGCGGCGTGGTGGTCCTGCTCTTCTCGCCCGGGGCCGTGGCGTTGTGCCGCGAATGGCTGCAGGACGCGACGTCGGCGCCCGGGGCTCACGGCCCGCACGACGCCTTCGCCGCCTCGCTCAGCTGTTTGCTGCCAGACTTCTTGCAGGGTCGGGCGCCCGGCCGCTACGTCGGGGCCTACTTCGACAGACTGCTGTCCCCAGACGCCGTGCCCGCCCTGTTCCGCAGCGTGCCGGTCTTCTCACTGCCCTCACAGCTGCCCGAGTTCCTGGGGACCCTGCAGGGGCCcgcagccccccacccctggcggCTCGCGGAGAGAGCGGAGCAGGTATCCCGGGCCCTGCAGCCCGCCCTGGACAGCTGCTTCCGGGCCCCGGGGACGGGACGCGGGATGGGGCCTGAGGCAGAGGACAGGACTTGA
- the IL17RC gene encoding interleukin-17 receptor C isoform X6, which translates to MPVPWFFLSLALGRNPVVLSLERVVGPQDTARCSPGLSCHLWDGDVLCLPGSLVSAPGPVLVPTGLQTELVLRCYKDTNCDLCVRVDIHLAVHGYWEEPEDEEEFGIAEDPAIEEPRNASLQAHVVLSFQAYPTARCVLLEVQVPAALVQPGQSVGSVVFECFEAALGAEVRIWSYTQPRYQKELNLTQQLPALPVLNVSAHGNDVHLVVDIPEDQRFGLSLYWNQVPGPAKPWWHRNLTGPQTITLNHTDLVPCLCIQVWRLEPDSVRTSICPFREDPRAHRNLWRAAQLQLLPPRAWRLDAPCSLPAEATLCWQAPDGGPCQPLVPPLPRENVTVNKALEFPLLKGHPNICVQVSTWEKQELQECLWADSLGPLKDDMLLVETRGPQDNRSLCALEPSGCTPLLSRASTRAARLGGPLLQDVQSGQCLQLWDGDLGALWACPMEKYIHRRWALVWMACLLLAAVLFLLLLLKKNHVKGWLRLLKEDVRAGAAARSRAALLLYSADDAGFERLVGALASALFQLPLRVAVDLWSRRELSAQGPLAWFHAQRRQTLQEGGVVVLLFSPGAVALCREWLQDATSAPGAHGPHDAFAASLSCLLPDFLQGRAPGRYVGAYFDRLLSPDAVPALFRSVPVFSLPSQLPEFLGTLQGPAAPHPWRLAERAEQVSRALQPALDSCFRAPGTGRGMGPEAEDRT; encoded by the exons ATGCCTGTGCCCTGGTTCTTTCTGTCCTTGGCACTGGGCCGAAACCCTGTGGTCCTCTCTCTAGAGAGGGTTGTGGGGCCTCAGGACACTGCCCGCTGCTCTCCG GGCCTTTCCTGCCACCTCTGGG ATGGTGACGTGCTCTGTCTGCCTGGGAGCCTCGTGTCTGCCCCAGGCCCCGTGCTGGTGCCCACAGGCCTGCAGACAGAGCTGGTGCTAAGGTGCTACAAGGATACCAACTGTGACCTCTGTGTGCGTGTGGACATCCACTTGGCTGTGCATG GGTACTGGGAAGAGCCTGAAGATGAAGAGGAGTTTGGAATTGCAGAGGACCCAGCGATCGAGGAGCCTAGGAATG CCTCTCTCCAGGCCCACGTCGTGCTCTCCTTCCAGGCCTACCCTACTGCCCGCTGCGTCCTACTGGAGGTGCAAGTGCCTGCTGCCCTCGTGCAGCCTGGTCAGTCTGTG GGCTCTGTAGTATTTGAGTGCTTCGAGGCTGCCCTGGGGGCTGAGGTGCGAATCTGGTCCTACACTCAGCCCCGGTACCAGAAGGAACTCAATCTCACACAGCAGCTGCCTG CCCTGCCCGTGCTCAACGTGTCTGCACATGGCAACGACGTGCACCTGGTGGTGGACATCCCTGAGGATCAGCGCTTTGGCCTCTCCCTGTACTGGAACCAGGTCCCGGGCCCTGCAAAACCCTGGTGGCACAGAAACCTG ACTGGGCCGCAGACCATTACCTTGAACCACACAGACCTGGTTCCCTGCCTCTGTATTCAG GTGTGGCGTCTAGAGCCCGACTCTGTCAGGACCAGCATCTGCCCCTTTAGGGAGG ACCCCCGTGCACACCGGAACCTTTGGCGTGCCGCCCAGCTGCAGCTGCTGCCCCCGCGGGCCTGGCGGCTGGACGCGCCGTGCTCACTACCCGCTGAGGCCACACTGTGTTGGCAGGCACCGGATGGGGGCCCCTGCCAGCCGCTGGTCCCACCGCTGCCCCGAGAGAATGTCACTGTGAAT AAGGCTCTTGAGTTCCCATTGCTGAAAGGCCACCCCAACATCTGTGTCCAG GTGAGCACCTGGGAGAAGCAGGAGCTACAAGAGTGCTTGTGGGCTG ACTCCCTGGGGCCCCTCAAGGATGACATGCTGCTCGTGGAGACACGAGGCCCCCAGGACAACAGATCACTCTGCGCCTTGGAACCCAGTGGCTGCACTCCACTGCTTAGCAGGGCGTCCACG AGGGCAGCTCGTCTTGGAGGGCCGTTACTACAAGATGTGCAGTCAGGCCAGTGTCTTCAG CTGTGGGACGGTGACCTGGGAGCACTATGGGCCTGCCCCATGGAAAAGT ACATCCACCGGCGCTGGGCCCTGGTCTGGATGGCCTGCTTACTCTTGGCCGctgtgcttttccttctcctcctcctcaaaAAGAACCACGTGAAAG GGTGGCTGAGGCTCTTGAAGGAGGACGTCCGCGCGGGGG CGGCCGCCAGGAGCCGCGCGGCTCTGCTCCTCTACTCCGCCGACGACGCTGGCTTCGAGCGCCTGGTGGGCGCCCTGGCTTCGGCGCTGTTCCAGCTGCCGCTGCGCGTGGCCGTGGACCTGTGGAGCCGCCGCGAACTGAGTGCGCAGGGGCCCCTGGCCTGGTTCCACGCGCAGCGGCGCCAGACCCTGCAGGAGGGCGGCGTGGTGGTCCTGCTCTTCTCGCCCGGGGCCGTGGCGTTGTGCCGCGAATGGCTGCAGGACGCGACGTCGGCGCCCGGGGCTCACGGCCCGCACGACGCCTTCGCCGCCTCGCTCAGCTGTTTGCTGCCAGACTTCTTGCAGGGTCGGGCGCCCGGCCGCTACGTCGGGGCCTACTTCGACAGACTGCTGTCCCCAGACGCCGTGCCCGCCCTGTTCCGCAGCGTGCCGGTCTTCTCACTGCCCTCACAGCTGCCCGAGTTCCTGGGGACCCTGCAGGGGCCcgcagccccccacccctggcggCTCGCGGAGAGAGCGGAGCAGGTATCCCGGGCCCTGCAGCCCGCCCTGGACAGCTGCTTCCGGGCCCCGGGGACGGGACGCGGGATGGGGCCTGAGGCAGAGGACAGGACTTGA
- the IL17RC gene encoding interleukin-17 receptor C isoform X10 gives MGTGKSLKMKRSLELQRTQRSRSLGMGSVVFECFEAALGAEVRIWSYTQPRYQKELNLTQQLPDCRGLEVRDSIQSCWALPVLNVSAHGNDVHLVVDIPEDQRFGLSLYWNQVPGPAKPWWHRNLTGPQTITLNHTDLVPCLCIQVWRLEPDSVRTSICPFREDPRAHRNLWRAAQLQLLPPRAWRLDAPCSLPAEATLCWQAPDGGPCQPLVPPLPRENVTVNKALEFPLLKGHPNICVQVSTWEKQELQECLWADSLGPLKDDMLLVETRGPQDNRSLCALEPSGCTPLLSRASTRAARLGGPLLQDVQSGQCLQLWDGDLGALWACPMEKYIHRRWALVWMACLLLAAVLFLLLLLKKNHVKGWLRLLKEDVRAGAAARSRAALLLYSADDAGFERLVGALASALFQLPLRVAVDLWSRRELSAQGPLAWFHAQRRQTLQEGGVVVLLFSPGAVALCREWLQDATSAPGAHGPHDAFAASLSCLLPDFLQGRAPGRYVGAYFDRLLSPDAVPALFRSVPVFSLPSQLPEFLGTLQGPAAPHPWRLAERAEQVSRALQPALDSCFRAPGTGRGMGPEAEDRT, from the exons ATG GGTACTGGGAAGAGCCTGAAGATGAAGAGGAGTTTGGAATTGCAGAGGACCCAGCGATCGAGGAGCCTAGGAATG GGCTCTGTAGTATTTGAGTGCTTCGAGGCTGCCCTGGGGGCTGAGGTGCGAATCTGGTCCTACACTCAGCCCCGGTACCAGAAGGAACTCAATCTCACACAGCAGCTGCCTG ACTGCAGGGGTCTCGAAGTCCGGGACAGCATTCAGAGCTGCTGGG CCCTGCCCGTGCTCAACGTGTCTGCACATGGCAACGACGTGCACCTGGTGGTGGACATCCCTGAGGATCAGCGCTTTGGCCTCTCCCTGTACTGGAACCAGGTCCCGGGCCCTGCAAAACCCTGGTGGCACAGAAACCTG ACTGGGCCGCAGACCATTACCTTGAACCACACAGACCTGGTTCCCTGCCTCTGTATTCAG GTGTGGCGTCTAGAGCCCGACTCTGTCAGGACCAGCATCTGCCCCTTTAGGGAGG ACCCCCGTGCACACCGGAACCTTTGGCGTGCCGCCCAGCTGCAGCTGCTGCCCCCGCGGGCCTGGCGGCTGGACGCGCCGTGCTCACTACCCGCTGAGGCCACACTGTGTTGGCAGGCACCGGATGGGGGCCCCTGCCAGCCGCTGGTCCCACCGCTGCCCCGAGAGAATGTCACTGTGAAT AAGGCTCTTGAGTTCCCATTGCTGAAAGGCCACCCCAACATCTGTGTCCAG GTGAGCACCTGGGAGAAGCAGGAGCTACAAGAGTGCTTGTGGGCTG ACTCCCTGGGGCCCCTCAAGGATGACATGCTGCTCGTGGAGACACGAGGCCCCCAGGACAACAGATCACTCTGCGCCTTGGAACCCAGTGGCTGCACTCCACTGCTTAGCAGGGCGTCCACG AGGGCAGCTCGTCTTGGAGGGCCGTTACTACAAGATGTGCAGTCAGGCCAGTGTCTTCAG CTGTGGGACGGTGACCTGGGAGCACTATGGGCCTGCCCCATGGAAAAGT ACATCCACCGGCGCTGGGCCCTGGTCTGGATGGCCTGCTTACTCTTGGCCGctgtgcttttccttctcctcctcctcaaaAAGAACCACGTGAAAG GGTGGCTGAGGCTCTTGAAGGAGGACGTCCGCGCGGGGG CGGCCGCCAGGAGCCGCGCGGCTCTGCTCCTCTACTCCGCCGACGACGCTGGCTTCGAGCGCCTGGTGGGCGCCCTGGCTTCGGCGCTGTTCCAGCTGCCGCTGCGCGTGGCCGTGGACCTGTGGAGCCGCCGCGAACTGAGTGCGCAGGGGCCCCTGGCCTGGTTCCACGCGCAGCGGCGCCAGACCCTGCAGGAGGGCGGCGTGGTGGTCCTGCTCTTCTCGCCCGGGGCCGTGGCGTTGTGCCGCGAATGGCTGCAGGACGCGACGTCGGCGCCCGGGGCTCACGGCCCGCACGACGCCTTCGCCGCCTCGCTCAGCTGTTTGCTGCCAGACTTCTTGCAGGGTCGGGCGCCCGGCCGCTACGTCGGGGCCTACTTCGACAGACTGCTGTCCCCAGACGCCGTGCCCGCCCTGTTCCGCAGCGTGCCGGTCTTCTCACTGCCCTCACAGCTGCCCGAGTTCCTGGGGACCCTGCAGGGGCCcgcagccccccacccctggcggCTCGCGGAGAGAGCGGAGCAGGTATCCCGGGCCCTGCAGCCCGCCCTGGACAGCTGCTTCCGGGCCCCGGGGACGGGACGCGGGATGGGGCCTGAGGCAGAGGACAGGACTTGA